From the Gossypium hirsutum isolate 1008001.06 chromosome A02, Gossypium_hirsutum_v2.1, whole genome shotgun sequence genome, the window aggtgtattggattagagatgtattggattagaggtgtattggattagaggtgtaatagcaaatcaactgtttggttgaatgtaatggaatagaggcgtaatagtaatcttgtgtttggttgaatggaatagaggtgtaatagcataatggaaaaaactaaaatgactagaatacccttagcataaatttgttgaGGTAAATGactattgttattgttatttaaattataataagattattattatcaataataaataatttaatcatatttaaacataattattattaaatatattttaattaaaatatataatttaataaaattcttaataattaatattcttatattaatttactgaaatcataatatatgatactgtaaaatataaattaacataataattattaaatatattttaattaaaatatataatttaataaaattcttaataattaatattcttatattaatttactgaaatcataatatatgatactgtaaaatataaattaacataattattattgaatatattttaattaaaatatataatttaataaaattcttaataattaatattcttatattaatttactgaaatcataatatatgatactgtaaaatataaattaacataataattattaaatatataacttgaaaattatattctgcataaacataattaacttatactaagaaaaagttagatgaaaatgaaattgtacatcataatccatatgttcaaaagttttacaacatcaaaaagtttgaacattgatatttaatggtaagaaaaaaattttaattgttatgccatgttttatttatattttcaatttaaatgtatagttttatattaatattatataatcaaaatgattttaattatattttaattaaaaatattaaataataaataatgattttaattatattttaatataccttaaataacataaataaaatttttatttcagctTAAAGTTagcacaatttattttaataatgattaaatttgaacGAGATCTTTGAAAGTATCAAAACcgttatatttttatcataattgaTATTAATACAAGAATTGGTACTAAAGTTTGATGTCCTTTTTAAATTATAACGAAGAATTGGTACACCATTATCTTTAAGtatcaaaatatttatcaaatacaaataatagattaaaaaaagaaaaaacacaagtACCAAATTATATATTGCTCCTTTTTATAACAACATTTTGTCCATGAATTTCCTTTTTAATACAAGAATTGGTATCAGCCTTTGTGCCCATAGATGTACTTAGGGAAGTAGACTTTGGAATCAGCCTTTGTGCCTCCAATGCCTCGCGTGCCGCTTGCTCTTTGGCTCTTTTTGCTCTTTCCAATACCTTTTCCTGTGTGCATGAATTAAAGGGGATgtcatattttaataaatcatcaaaatggAGTAGTAAAATGCAGCAAATTTGCAGATGAACGATTTCAATTccaacaaaagaagaaaagatccTGATGGCCAATTTGTTATTGCATTTACTCAGAAAATAATGGTACATCCCTATGTAAACCGACACAGGTCAGTTTCAAAAATGCTGTAGTAGAAGTAAAGTTGAATTCTAGCTTGAGCCTCCAATAACTAACTAGAAGTGGAATTCAGATAATACAACTTGCTAGAATTTAAGTTGGTGTGAAACTATGGCCATGCAGTTCATGATGAGGTTAAGGGAGAGGGTTGGTTACTGGAAATGCCATTGATACAGTATATTTGAAAACCTGAACGCCATAATTTTcctcaaaagaaagaaaaggggtcTCTTACATTAACTCTTCCTATTGTAAATGAAGCAAAAATAATACCAGCATCAAAAGAAGGCATTTAAAACAAATGATGACTGCAATTTCGTAAGGCTCCCAAGAACAGAtgtcaagaaaagaaaagaaaacctttaGCTCCTCCCATTTAAATACCTtcaaattattgttatttttccaGTAAGGTTTGGTTTGTAAGCAATAGAACCAATCACTTTGGGCACCATAACATTAGGATTCAGAAACACACGTAATGGCCAAGCAGAACAGAAGTGTATTAAAGCCAAATTTAAAGAAGAAGTAAGAACATAAGACCATTGAATGACAAAGAAAGGGAAAATACAAATTATTACCAGCCCCAGCATCATAAACAGAAATTTCAACCTCCTCTTGCTTACTACTGCCAGTTTTCTAGgggttaaaaaaaacaaaaaaaagaaatgaagaaagaagaGTGTTAGTAAGCAAGATAGATCAGAAGTTCCAACAGCTGCTCTCTGGTAAATTAGCATAGATGTATAGTTCCATGATAACTTTGATGTATTTCCAGATGAACAACATCAGTTCAGTCAAGAAGTACGTGCCCTTAAGTATATATAGGGGAAACAAAACAAAGGACATGTATAAACTCATTAAAAGGACCTATATTTACCTCAGTCTGTATCAAATAAGATTCAATAGATCTTCGGTAGGTTTCCATGGCACCTAAAGGTACTGGATAGAAGAGGCTTTCCTAAACATGAAGTACATAAAAAAGTAAGAGCAAAGAatgtaaaaataagaaaacatttcCACAAGATAAGAACAGCAGAACTGAGTGTGCAGATTTAAACATTTACAACCGATGAAAAGAGAAATCAAAAAGCAATATTTGAAAGGCAACTATAATGAGTAAATAAACATGAAAAGCTAAGAAAAATTAAGCCATACTTCAGTTAGGTTTTCATCCCAAGAAATGTCCATAATGCCCGAGTCAGATATCATGTCAGGAGTTGCTGGAGCTTCAGCTTGAGGTGAGGAAACAGAGGAGCTGCTATATTTCAAAAATCTAAGAGCATATGCCTGAATAGCAAGTTTACTGTTATTTCCAAAGTGCTGCTGGTCCTCATTCATATCCTGCTCCATAACGTGTTGCACCAAAAGATGAGAAAGAAAGTACAATATTTCAAGGATCTGATACAATATAGAACATGAATATGACGGAACTATTTGGCAATTTTTACAGGATAACCAACTGAGACATATAACCCAATTCCAAATATTTAAGTATATACTTGGATTGCAGTTCCGGAATTCAAAGGCCTTTAcgcatttgaatttgaatttaacttATCATCCAGAGCCTGTGAACTCAATCATCAAATAGTCCACCAACCTCAGCAAGCCAATACACTTAAAAAACCATGGAGATCGTATTTACTAGAAATCACAATGAAGGTTCATAAAGGTTACAATTAAAAGAAGACTAAAACCCACAACCCCCATATTTAAAATAAGTCACTTCCTCCCAAATTCAAGTGAAATTACCTTCCTATCAAGAGATTCCATGTATTGAAGAATATAACTTATAAGCATACAACTGATATGAATGATCATAAAAACCAATTATTGAAACTGAAGATTTTAAAAGAAACTAGCACAAAGCTTTAcagaaaattaaatgtgaaaaatTATAATCATTACTATCATCACAAGAAAGACATGCACAAACTGATTAAAATTAAAGACCAATTGAAGTCAACACTATAATCAGTACCATATCAAGTTTTGCAGTCATGTTCTTAGGAACTTCATTGGCTGGTAAGTGCACTAAATCATGGCCACTTTTCTTTGGGCCAAGACTTGCATCTTTCCTATTTAGAAGCACCTCTGCTGAATGCCAAAAGTACATGACGGCATTAGCAAGGCTTAATGCTACTTTTTTGAGTTCCGAATATTGATGTTGTTCTTCAAGTTTCAATCGCGAAGTAAAAGCAACACATCGAGATATTTGAGCAGCAGCCGTCATCTTCCAAAGACACTCCTATAAGCACATAAAGAACAAAAAGGGGAAGATTACAGGCAAATTTTGTCAATACGTTATCTAGTCAACTGAATACAGGTACATTGATTGAGTAAaggcaataaaattaaaaagctcttaataagaaagaaaaaggaacaaGAAGGATGCATAAATAAATCGAACTTATATTCTATACTAAAATAATACCTGAGCAAAATCATTTGTGGAGTTTCTTCCAATGGGTTAACGCCGTAAATAGTGGCAAAACCAAGGGTCGTCCTACGAAACAACGCTGCTAGGGTTGGTTAGATGAAGAAAAAAACCGGTTAGATGGgcaatttgaaatgaaaatggtGGGTGCTGCTGCGCAGATCAATTgagaaaataataatacaaaaaaaacatataacaGGGAGAAGGAGAAACGGCGAGGAGAGTGGAGAAGAAAGGTAGAAGGAAGAAACAGAAGACTTTGGGTAAGACAGAAGCGTCAATCGGGAGGCTAAAACagggaagaaaattgaatcaggaCCTAAACTGAGCAAAAGGGATGTATTACAAATCGGTGGATTTCACCGATTAAGTAAGTAACGTATTACACCCGTAATAGCATTACCATGAACCAAACAATGGACTAAAGGGGGCTTAAGTGGGGTCCActgattaggggtgtattggcatagccaatacacccaaccaaacatgctgttaggttttttaaaaacaaagttaaaacgtttttaagcaaaataaataaataaataaaataggctttatttaaataataaaataaaatagcataGGGGTTTGGAAGTCAGTATGCGTGTTTGACTTGGTCCACGCGCATTTTCCCCTTAGATGGTTAATTTGCGTAATCAGTCCCCCTCTTTCGCACCGGCATTCAATCGAGCCCATTTATGTTTTCTTTGGCTCTTTTAAATTTGTCCCTGGAATTTGcatgttattttaatttaaccCATACTTAAGTGCTGCGTTTTGGAGATTTGGTTTATTGTTTTTTTAGTCCTTCATGATTGATGCGCATTGAgttttagtccctaacttcatcCCAATAGTTGGTTTTATTTGTTAATTACC encodes:
- the LOC121211093 gene encoding chromatin modification-related protein EAF1 A, whose translation is MTAAAQISRCVAFTSRLKLEEQHQYSELKKVALSLANAVMYFWHSAEVLLNRKDASLGPKKSGHDLVHLPANEVPKNMTAKLDMDMNEDQQHFGNNSKLAIQAYALRFLKYSSSSVSSPQAEAPATPDMISDSGIMDISWDENLTEESLFYPVPLGAMETYRRSIESYLIQTEKTGSSKQEEVEISVYDAGAGNNLYFPFLCHSMVLCSYFFFKFGFNTLLFCLAITCVSES